CGTCGCTTGTTATAGGTTTAGTGGATCTAATTATTATCACATCAGGCTGTATGCCAACCCTCCTAAGCTCCATGACGCTATGCTGCAGTGGCTTAGTCTTGAATTCATCAGTAACATCAAGAATGGGCACTGGGGCCACATGAACGAATACCACGTTACCGTTCTCCTCAAGCCTCATTTGCCTAGCGGCCTCAAGGAATGGTAAACTCTCGTAATCACCCACAGTTCCCCCTATCTCAATAACTACCGCATCCCAACCTTCCTTAGCAATTGCCCTGATCCTGGCCTTAATCTCATTAGTTACGTGGGGTATTAATTGAACCGTCTGACCAAGGTACACGCCCCTTCGTTCACCATCAATTACACTTAAGTATACTTGACCAGACGTTATGTTATGGCTCTTCGATAATTCAACATCAAGGAACCTCTCATAGTGACCTAGGTCCAGGTCGGTTTCACCACCGTCCGCTGTAACGTAGACTTCACCATGCTGGTAAGGGTTCATTGTACCGGCATCTACGTTTAAGTAAGGATCCACCTTAATTGCCGTTACTGAAAGTCCCCGAGCCTGGAGGATCTTAGCTATGGATGCTGTGGCTATGCCCTTACCTACGCTGCTCATTACACCGCCTGTAATGAAAATGAAAGCAGTCATGAAGCTTAATTAAGGCACCTCTTATAAACCTAACGGCTTAATGATCAGGTATCTACGGTTTAAGTTCACGATACCCTTTTTAATACTCCTGACCCTAAATAATTAGTGCAGCCGCCATACAATTACCCTTACCAACAGCCCCCTAGGCATAGGGGAAGTGGCTTAGCGTTAGCGTTAATTGCGATTGGGTTAACCTTAATGATAATAGCGGTAGTGTTGGCCTACATGGAGTATATTAATGCAGCACCCTTAGCAAGGTACCTTGGTTCAGGCCCAAGCATTAACGGTGTCCTTAACTTAATAGGCTATGTAACCTATAAGTCAGTCTTCATAGTGATAATAGCGTGGGTTGGCTCAATGATAATGGCTAGGGGTGTTCAAACCTATGTTGGGCAAAGTCGTTGAGGCGTTCATAATCCTTATACTGGCTATTGAGGTGTTAACAGTGGTTCTCTCAATGATGGTTATAGTGAAGAACCTAACTTTAACGGTTTCCCAAGCGGGTAATACATACAGTACTAAGATATGCCTAAGCAATAAAACACCCTTAAAAGTGACATTAATCGCAGGCCCCAGCGGTACTTCAATTAAACCGGGACAGTATGGGTGCCTTATAGTTAATTCCACTCAATTACTAAGTAATATAACACTTGGTGTTGGGTTATTCAACATGACTCTTGGTGTTGAGTATGCCAGGTAAGGTTAGTTCAGTTTTACTGAACATTATCGTTGATGTACTAATGCTTCTTATTTTATACGGCTTACTAAGTCTGCTTGGTTACTCAATATCATTAATTGGACTACTGCTGGTTATAGTAGCCATAGCCGCCGCTGGAGTTAGGTCGATAGTGAAGGGTACTGAGCACTCAATATTCGCAATTGTGGCGTCACTAGTAGAGGGCTTAGCATTACTCTCCCTTTTCACAATGGGCACTAGGCCTGCTTCAGTAGGTGGAATGGTTACTGTGTCTTCATCATTAATGCTCGACTACATGCTTGCCTTGTCAATAATCCTATACCTAGTCTACACGATGATTGATGACACCCTTTCCACTGATTAATCCCTATTACCCAGCCGCCTAATCCATTGAGCAGTTAGGTTACTCATGTTAGGCATATCCATGGGGCTTAGTACGCTTAACTTTAAGGAAGCCACATAATTAGCCAGCATGCATGCACCATAATTACTAAGTCCCTTCAACACCCCAGCAATGTAGGCCGCATCAAACGCATCACCAGCCCCAATTGTTGTTAACGCATGTTTCACTTCACGCGTGGGGCAGCGCCTGGACTTACCGTTACTAATCAGTAAAGCTCCCCTACTGCCTAACTTAATTATGAAGTGCCCCCCACTCATCCTCATTACCTTAACAGTATCCTTAAGGCTTAATCCATAGAGTGCCTTAGCCTCCTTACCATTAAGCAGAAGTATCCCTGACGTTTTAAGGAACGTTACTAATTCCCTAATGTATCCGGCAGCAGGACCTGGATCCAGGAACACGATTATCCCATTATCAATACTGGCCTTAATTATCCTAGTTATCGTTTCCTTAACGCTATTAGAGTACGCAGCATTGAAGCCACTTACGAATATTGCCTTAGAGGACTTGATTACCTGCTCATCAATATCACTAGGTGTTAAGTAGGCCCCAGCACCCACATAGCCTAGGAAGGCGTGCCTACCCTGTTCATCAATTATATTATTTGAGACTGTCGTGTAGGAGCTGCTCATGCGCTTAAGGAAACCTGTGTAGACACCTGCCTTCTCAAGCATGCTAATTAGGAGGGTTGAGAATGGGTCATCACCAAGCTTATCAACGACGGCCACCTTTAAGCCAAGCTTGCTGGCTATAATAGCAGCATTACATGCACCACCCGGTGACAGTACTGGTTCATTGGTTACCACTAAGTCATAGGCCCTTATGGGGAGTTTCTTAACCCTATAGTATACGTCTAGGACGCAGTCCGAAACGACTAGTAGGTCGAACATTCATGCTACACCCCAAGCCCTTACGCTAATGCCTTTTCCAGTCTCTACGCCAATAATGTACCAGACTATGCTTGTAACTGCCCCAACCCCTAGTATTGCTGAGTTAACTAGTAGGTAGAGTTCCATTGGTATGTAGGCTGAGGCAAATAGTACTGGGATTGAGCCGCCTAGTGAAATAACCCTAACTAAGGCAGTGTAGGTTCCCCTCCTAATTACCTTCCAGTATTCTGACTTAAGAGTGTCTTCAGTTAAAAAGTACGCATTGATTAGTATTGAGAATGCTGTGAATAAGCCCCAGAATAAGCCTAGGTTACGCATCCAAGTGTGGATTGTTAAAGCTAGGATTAGGGTTATTAATGTTGATCCTATTGATGAGGCAACCAACATCAACTTCCTACTTACTGAATCCGCAAGCAAACCTATGATTACCCCTGACGTTAAGGCAACTACGGAGAATACTAGGATTAACCAATTGGTTAGGCTTGGTAGGAAGTAAGGCCCAAGGGTTAACGCTAGTAAACTGAACCCAGCGGTATAGGCCCATCCAATTAACCCACCTACCATTACCCTTAACCATGTTGGAGGCAGCTTAATTCTCGCAGCAGTCTTGTAGAGTGGATTATTAGAAACCACATTAGATTCATTCACATTATTATTAACTTTACTGGTTGCCTCCAACCACAGTGCAGATTCAGGAAGCATTTGCCTAAGCATGTAGACTAGAGGCACTATAACCATTAATGTTGCCCCTAATGCAAACCTCTGCATTATTGGACTAACATTAAGTAGCGTAAGCATAGCAGCTAATGCACCACCTAAATTAGTAAAGTTGAGTATAATGAAAACTAGCTTACTCCTGTGCCTACTTGGGAAGTACTCGTGAGCTGCCGTCATAACTGTATTATACTCACCACCAGTAGCTACTAGTAGTAGGCTTAGGAAAGTAAGCAGCATTACGTATCCTTGGCTAATAATTAATCCAGCAGCCCCAACGGCATACATTAAGAGAGTTAAGTAAAGCGTTCTTCTTCTACCAAGTGCATCTGAGAGGGGGCCAGTTACGATGCCTCCAATCATTAGCCATAGTGGTGGCCAAACCGCCAATAGTGCCGTTAAGTACCTTGGCGTTGTCACCCAGCCAGTAGCTAGATATGAGATTGAGTATACGTAAGCCTCAATTGTTGTGCTTAGGCTAAATACTATGAATGCAATTGTATGCGTTTTATCCCAATGATCCTCAAAAACTAAGGACATGGAGACTAGGATAATTATCCTATTTTTAAATATTAACACATAAATTCAATATAACTCATAAAATCCATAACCCTTAGGCCAAACACACTTAGATTAATTTCAAGGAACTACCTAACAGGCTTCTGCTTCTTACCCAGTAGTATGGCCTTAAGGCTAACTCCATTAACCTTAGTTACCTTAAACCTCACACCAGGTAAGTCACCATATGCCCTACCCTCAGGTCCTCCTATTCTCTCAATTATGACCTCATCATGCTCATTAATTAGATTCAGACCCCCATCCCAGGGTACAAACGCTGTAACAACCTTGCCATTCTTAGTAAGTTGGACCCTGACACAATTACCAGTTACTAGTCCATTCGCAATGAAGTTATGGTATGGGCTTTCTGTCGTTACATCCCAGAGCTTATCGTTCCACTCAACAGGCCTTATCTCCGTAACCATATCCCAAACAAGCCCTGAACCCTCTAATCCTAGGGTATTCTCAACAACCCACTTATTGAATGGAGGTATTCTAACAGTCCTACCTACGTAATTAGTATTCTTAATGCCCCTCAGCCACTTATAAACCGTGGCCTTATTAACCCTGTACTGGCTCGTAATGGTCTTAACTATGCTGAGCTTATCATAACCTTCACTCGCCAGTTTCCTTGCTAATTCATAGGCCTCAGAATAGTGCTGCCAAATCATGGTCTTCCTACGCAAATACTCATACGCTAATAAAGCCAATGAATCACGTTCCTTATTATATGCATAGCCTATCCTTCCGAAAAATCTTAATAAGTTCTCAGTCTTACTAAGTATCGTAATTCTTAATCTAGTAGTCCTAATACCATCCTTCCTAATAACACCATCGCTAACCATCACTGGTGTTGTTTCCACACCAAATTCACTAAGCAATGCTTTAATGTCGTTTAGGAAAGCTACCCCGTTATCCACTAGGCTTTCTGCCTTATGCACCACCAATGATAATGGCTGGAAAGTTCTACCGTTTTTCTCGACCCGTGGTTTCTCTAACTCACTACCGAAGTACGCTGCTAGAAATTCTGCCTTAACATCCAATGGCGCCTCCATTATCCATTTAGGAACTCTGTACATTTGCAACGCCTTATCACCAACAGGAACACCCAGTGCCTTAAGAAGTACGAAAAGCGCTATTGAATTAGCAGAGGCAACGTACGATTTACCACTAATTACCTGTACTAAACCATTACCCCAGGTAACGGTGCTCTCACGCTCATACTCCTTTATTACAGATGCCTTGAACCCTAGTTCACTCACATCACTTATAATATCCTCAAGATCACTAGGATTCCCACTGAATGCTATCTTACCCCCATAGCCGTTACCACCCCTGGCATAACTTAGTGAACCATCACCAAACAAGTGTCCGACTAATCGTGCAATTCTATAAATATTCCTATTGTTATACTTAAGTGGTATTAACCCAAGGCCCTTGAGCTCATCAATAATCCTATCAATCTTAGAATTAGGTGGGGCTTCCCTCCTGATATCATCCTCCGTCAATATGATCCTATCATCGTTAAGAGCGTATGCCTCAATGGATTCCCTTGGGTATACTGACACGTAATCACCGGGCTTAACTTCCTTAAGCGGCAGAATTCCCTTACCCGTGTATATTGGGTGATCCCCACTTGCTATTATTCTCCTGCCATAGAGAGTCCTTAATTCATAAACACCATCCTCCTTAAACTCCTCAGGCTCTATATAGAAAAAATCAACGAGGTTCGTCGGCTTAATTACCTTAAAATCCTTATTAAAATGAACTATTGATACATCACGCCATTTATCAGTAAGGTTTATTATCTTAATGGCTACCCTTGGCGTTAGATTAATGAGTGTATCCGGCGTTACGCACTTCCTAACTGCTGCGTTTGGTTTCCTGGCCTCAACACCTACCTTCTCTAGAACTATGCCTCTTGCCATTGGGGCTCCTTCCAATGGATCATACTTCTTAACGAACCCTAATGCCCTCTTCTTATACTGAATATCACTCCACTTAAACTTCTGCCTCCTTCTCCTAAGTTTCCTGGCAGCATATAGTCCTAATGGGCTCTTTTTACCGCTCACAATGTGCCCCCTGGGCTAGCCTTAATAAGCGTTATGGTATCTTGACGTTGTCAATGTCAAAATACCTCTTAGCCAGTAAGGCTGCTCTTTTAAGATTCCTATGGTACTTACCTAACGCTATGCCCTTCTCCCCCTCCTCAACCCTAATTACTGCT
This genomic stretch from Caldivirga sp. harbors:
- a CDS encoding intein-containing 30S ribosomal protein S12, whose amino-acid sequence is MSGKKSPLGLYAARKLRRRRQKFKWSDIQYKKRALGFVKKYDPLEGAPMARGIVLEKVGVEARKPNAAVRKCVTPDTLINLTPRVAIKIINLTDKWRDVSIVHFNKDFKVIKPTNLVDFFYIEPEEFKEDGVYELRTLYGRRIIASGDHPIYTGKGILPLKEVKPGDYVSVYPRESIEAYALNDDRIILTEDDIRREAPPNSKIDRIIDELKGLGLIPLKYNNRNIYRIARLVGHLFGDGSLSYARGGNGYGGKIAFSGNPSDLEDIISDVSELGFKASVIKEYERESTVTWGNGLVQVISGKSYVASANSIALFVLLKALGVPVGDKALQMYRVPKWIMEAPLDVKAEFLAAYFGSELEKPRVEKNGRTFQPLSLVVHKAESLVDNGVAFLNDIKALLSEFGVETTPVMVSDGVIRKDGIRTTRLRITILSKTENLLRFFGRIGYAYNKERDSLALLAYEYLRRKTMIWQHYSEAYELARKLASEGYDKLSIVKTITSQYRVNKATVYKWLRGIKNTNYVGRTVRIPPFNKWVVENTLGLEGSGLVWDMVTEIRPVEWNDKLWDVTTESPYHNFIANGLVTGNCVRVQLTKNGKVVTAFVPWDGGLNLINEHDEVIIERIGGPEGRAYGDLPGVRFKVTKVNGVSLKAILLGKKQKPVR
- a CDS encoding MFS transporter; this encodes MSLVFEDHWDKTHTIAFIVFSLSTTIEAYVYSISYLATGWVTTPRYLTALLAVWPPLWLMIGGIVTGPLSDALGRRRTLYLTLLMYAVGAAGLIISQGYVMLLTFLSLLLVATGGEYNTVMTAAHEYFPSRHRSKLVFIILNFTNLGGALAAMLTLLNVSPIMQRFALGATLMVIVPLVYMLRQMLPESALWLEATSKVNNNVNESNVVSNNPLYKTAARIKLPPTWLRVMVGGLIGWAYTAGFSLLALTLGPYFLPSLTNWLILVFSVVALTSGVIIGLLADSVSRKLMLVASSIGSTLITLILALTIHTWMRNLGLFWGLFTAFSILINAYFLTEDTLKSEYWKVIRRGTYTALVRVISLGGSIPVLFASAYIPMELYLLVNSAILGVGAVTSIVWYIIGVETGKGISVRAWGVA
- a CDS encoding carbohydrate kinase family protein, which codes for MFDLLVVSDCVLDVYYRVKKLPIRAYDLVVTNEPVLSPGGACNAAIIASKLGLKVAVVDKLGDDPFSTLLISMLEKAGVYTGFLKRMSSSYTTVSNNIIDEQGRHAFLGYVGAGAYLTPSDIDEQVIKSSKAIFVSGFNAAYSNSVKETITRIIKASIDNGIIVFLDPGPAAGYIRELVTFLKTSGILLLNGKEAKALYGLSLKDTVKVMRMSGGHFIIKLGSRGALLISNGKSRRCPTREVKHALTTIGAGDAFDAAYIAGVLKGLSNYGACMLANYVASLKLSVLSPMDMPNMSNLTAQWIRRLGNRD